The following proteins are co-located in the Thermus thermophilus HB8 genome:
- a CDS encoding PaaX family transcriptional regulator: protein MRARSTIFTLFVEYVYPERAARVRDLVAMMAALGFSEMAVRAALSRSAKRGWVVPKREGRAAYYALSDRVYWQVRQVRRRLYGSLPPWDGRFLLVLPEGPKERGERERFRREMALLGYGGLQSGVYLGVGADLEATRELLGFYGLSATCFQGELLGGKEEVLRAFPLEEAKAGYGRLSALLGQSPEDPVEAFRHLTRLVHEARKLLFLDPGLPQELLGPDFPGPKVRRLFLSAREELRARAAPFLKGLSLLLSDLSPVSR, encoded by the coding sequence ATGCGGGCCAGGTCCACCATCTTCACCCTGTTCGTGGAGTACGTCTACCCGGAACGGGCGGCCCGGGTGCGGGACCTCGTGGCCATGATGGCCGCCCTGGGCTTCTCGGAGATGGCGGTGCGGGCGGCGCTTTCCCGGAGCGCCAAGCGGGGCTGGGTGGTGCCCAAGCGGGAGGGGCGGGCCGCCTACTACGCCCTCTCCGACCGGGTCTACTGGCAGGTGCGCCAGGTGCGCCGCCGCCTCTACGGCTCCCTCCCCCCGTGGGACGGGCGCTTCCTCCTCGTCCTTCCCGAGGGGCCCAAGGAGCGGGGGGAGAGGGAGAGGTTCCGTCGGGAGATGGCCCTTTTGGGCTACGGGGGGCTGCAGAGCGGGGTCTATCTGGGGGTCGGGGCGGACCTCGAGGCCACCCGGGAGCTCCTCGGCTTCTACGGCCTTAGCGCCACCTGCTTCCAAGGGGAGCTTCTCGGGGGAAAGGAGGAGGTCCTCAGGGCCTTCCCCCTGGAGGAGGCCAAGGCGGGCTACGGGCGGCTTTCCGCCCTCCTGGGTCAAAGCCCCGAGGACCCCGTGGAGGCCTTCCGCCACCTCACCCGGCTCGTCCACGAGGCGAGGAAGCTCCTCTTCCTGGACCCCGGCCTCCCCCAGGAGCTTTTGGGCCCCGACTTTCCGGGGCCAAAGGTGCGCCGCCTCTTCCTTTCGGCCCGGGAGGAGCTGAGGGCCCGGGCGGCCCCCTTCCTCAAGGGCCTTTCCCTTCTCCTTTCAGACCTCTCACCCGTTTCCCGGTAG
- a CDS encoding NUDIX hydrolase — MELGAGGVVFNAKREVLLLRDRMGFWVFPKGHPEPGESLEEAAVREVWEETGVRAEVLLPLYPTRYVNPKGVEREVHWFLMRGEGAPRLEEGMTGAGWFSPEEARALLAFPEDLGLLEVALERLPL; from the coding sequence ATGGAGCTAGGGGCCGGGGGCGTGGTCTTCAACGCCAAACGGGAGGTCCTCCTCCTTCGCGACCGCATGGGCTTCTGGGTCTTCCCCAAGGGCCACCCGGAGCCGGGGGAGAGCCTGGAGGAGGCGGCGGTGCGGGAGGTCTGGGAGGAGACGGGGGTCCGGGCCGAGGTCCTCCTTCCCCTCTACCCCACCCGCTACGTCAACCCCAAGGGGGTAGAGCGGGAGGTGCACTGGTTCCTCATGCGGGGGGAGGGGGCGCCCCGCCTGGAGGAGGGCATGACCGGGGCGGGGTGGTTTTCCCCCGAGGAGGCCCGCGCCCTCCTCGCCTTCCCCGAGGACCTGGGGCTTTTGGAGGTGGCCCTTGAGCGTCTACCGCTTTGA
- a CDS encoding gamma carbonic anhydrase family protein, translating into MSVYRFEDKTPAVHPTAFIAPGAYVVGAVEVGEGASIWFGAVVRGDLERVVVGPGTNVQDGAVLHADPGFPCLLGPEVTVGHRAVVHGAVVEEGALVGMGAVVLNGARIGKNAVVGAGAVVPPGMEVPEGRLALGVPARVVRPIDPPGNAPRYRALAERYRKALFPVAPPRRYRLTLRGQDALNPFSEVHLRLKRTRREALEVLRRAAQGFPLDPEEALPLLAEGLLAPE; encoded by the coding sequence TTGAGCGTCTACCGCTTTGAGGACAAGACCCCTGCGGTCCACCCCACGGCCTTCATCGCCCCCGGGGCCTATGTGGTGGGGGCGGTGGAGGTGGGGGAAGGGGCCTCCATCTGGTTCGGCGCCGTGGTCCGGGGGGACCTGGAAAGGGTGGTGGTGGGCCCCGGGACCAACGTCCAGGACGGGGCCGTCCTCCACGCCGACCCCGGCTTTCCCTGCCTCCTTGGGCCCGAGGTCACCGTGGGCCACCGGGCGGTGGTCCACGGGGCGGTGGTGGAGGAAGGGGCCCTCGTGGGCATGGGGGCGGTGGTGCTGAACGGGGCGAGGATCGGCAAAAACGCCGTGGTGGGGGCGGGGGCGGTGGTGCCGCCGGGCATGGAGGTGCCCGAAGGGAGGCTCGCCCTCGGGGTCCCGGCCCGGGTGGTGCGCCCCATAGACCCTCCCGGGAACGCCCCCCGCTACCGGGCCCTTGCCGAGCGCTACCGGAAGGCCCTCTTCCCCGTGGCGCCCCCGCGGCGCTACCGCCTCACCCTGAGGGGCCAGGACGCCCTGAACCCCTTCAGCGAGGTGCACCTAAGGCTCAAGCGGACGCGGCGGGAGGCCCTCGAGGTCCTCAGGCGGGCGGCCCAGGGCTTTCCCCTGGACCCGGAGGAGGCCTTGCCCCTTCTGGCGGAGGGGCTCCTCGCCCCCGAGTGA
- a CDS encoding replication-associated recombination protein A, with protein sequence MREVEPLAERLRPRSLDEVLGQPHLTGPQGLLRRMLEAGRLSSMVLFGPPGTGKTTLARLLAEGVGRPFLRLSAVEAGLKEVRQAVEEARAKGGLVLFLDEVHRFNKAQQDALLPHLESGLLTLIGATAENPAFALVPALRSRLRFFPLRPLEEADLLALLRRALEDPRGLPGTPYEEEALRVLAQAAGGDARFALNTLELAASFGRVDLKSVREALGAERFGMDREGDRFYDLVSALHKSLRGSHVDAALYYLARLLQGGADPRYLARRLIRVAVEDVGLADPLALRLAVAAKEAYEALGSPEGELALVEAAVYLALAPKSNSLYAAWKKAQEAAKAHPEAEVPLNLRNAPTGLARALGHGEGYAYYHEDKEGSFAQRYLPEGLEGLTLFEATGEGWEERVRERLKALRERFQTARRRRG encoded by the coding sequence ATGAGGGAAGTGGAACCCCTGGCCGAGCGCCTCAGGCCCCGAAGCTTAGACGAGGTCCTGGGCCAGCCCCACCTCACCGGCCCCCAGGGGCTTCTGAGGCGGATGCTGGAGGCGGGGCGGCTTTCCTCCATGGTCCTCTTCGGCCCCCCGGGCACGGGCAAGACCACCCTGGCCCGGCTCCTCGCCGAAGGGGTGGGGAGGCCCTTCCTAAGGCTCTCCGCGGTGGAGGCAGGGCTTAAGGAGGTGCGCCAGGCGGTGGAGGAGGCGAGGGCAAAGGGGGGCCTCGTCCTCTTCCTGGACGAGGTCCACCGCTTCAACAAGGCCCAGCAGGACGCCCTCCTCCCCCACCTGGAGTCGGGCCTCCTCACCCTCATCGGGGCCACGGCGGAAAACCCCGCCTTCGCCCTCGTCCCCGCCCTCCGCTCCCGCCTCCGCTTCTTCCCCTTGAGGCCCCTGGAGGAGGCCGACCTCCTCGCCCTCCTCAGGCGGGCCCTGGAGGACCCAAGGGGCCTTCCCGGCACGCCCTACGAGGAGGAGGCCCTAAGGGTTCTCGCCCAGGCGGCCGGGGGCGACGCCCGCTTCGCCCTGAACACCCTGGAGCTCGCCGCAAGCTTCGGCCGGGTGGACCTCAAGAGCGTGCGGGAGGCCCTGGGGGCGGAGCGCTTCGGCATGGACCGGGAAGGGGACCGGTTTTACGACCTGGTCTCCGCCCTCCACAAGTCCCTGCGGGGAAGCCACGTGGACGCCGCCCTCTACTACCTGGCGAGGCTCCTTCAGGGCGGGGCCGACCCCCGCTACCTCGCCCGCAGGCTCATCCGGGTGGCGGTGGAGGACGTGGGCCTCGCCGACCCCCTGGCCCTCCGCCTCGCCGTGGCCGCCAAGGAGGCCTACGAGGCCCTGGGAAGCCCGGAAGGGGAGCTCGCCCTGGTGGAGGCCGCGGTCTACCTGGCCCTGGCCCCCAAGAGCAACAGCCTCTACGCCGCCTGGAAAAAGGCCCAGGAGGCGGCCAAGGCCCACCCCGAGGCCGAGGTCCCCCTGAACCTGAGAAACGCCCCCACCGGCCTCGCCCGCGCCCTGGGGCACGGGGAGGGGTACGCCTACTACCACGAGGACAAGGAGGGAAGCTTCGCCCAGAGGTACCTCCCCGAGGGCCTGGAAGGCCTCACCCTCTTTGAGGCCACGGGGGAGGGGTGGGAGGAGCGGGTGCGGGAAAGGCTTAAGGCGCTTCGGGAGCGGTTCCAAACCGCCAGGCGGCGGAGAGGCTGA
- the thrS gene encoding threonine--tRNA ligase has translation MTVYLPDGKPLELPEGATAKDVARALGEGWERRAVGAIVDGELYDLLKPLPQGAKVRLLTEKDPEFQTLFRHTLAHVLAQAVKEFFREKGYDPESVRLGVGPVIEKGFYYDIEAPEPLSDEDLPAIEAKMREILKRDLPLRRFVLSREEALARYRGKDPYKTELVLEIPEGEEISFYQQGDEAYGFTDLCRGPHVPSTGRIPPHFKLTHVAGAYWRGDENRPMLQRVYGVAFRTAEELKEYLWQLEEAKKRDHRRLGRELELFLIDPLVGKGLVLWLPKGNVVREELMAFMREEQVRRGYQLVTTPHIGSLELYKTSGHYPYYAESQFPPISFKERGEEEEYLLKPMNCPHHIRIYAYRKRSYRELPLRLAEFGTVYRYEKAGELLGLTRVRGFTQDDAHIFCTPEEVKGEFLGVLDLVLKVFATLGLKDYRARIGVRDPKSDKYVGDEAKWALAERQIEEAAAEAGLRYTVEEGDAAFYGPKLDFVVKDALGREWQLGTIQVDYNLPERFGLTYVGKDGEEHRPVMLHRAPFGSLERFIGILIEHFAGDFPLWLAPVQAVVVPVSEKQEDYAREVAGRLKEAGLRAEADTRPERMQARIRDAEVQKVPYILVVGEREKAEGAVSVRRRKKGNLGTMPLAAFLEGALREYRERRLEPVF, from the coding sequence ATGACGGTCTACCTGCCGGACGGCAAGCCCCTGGAGCTTCCCGAGGGGGCCACGGCGAAGGACGTGGCCCGGGCCCTCGGGGAGGGCTGGGAGAGGCGGGCGGTGGGGGCCATCGTGGACGGGGAGCTCTACGACCTCCTAAAGCCCCTTCCCCAGGGGGCGAAGGTGCGCCTCCTCACGGAGAAGGACCCCGAGTTCCAGACCCTCTTCCGCCACACCCTGGCCCACGTCCTGGCCCAGGCGGTGAAGGAGTTCTTCCGGGAGAAGGGCTACGATCCGGAAAGCGTGAGGCTCGGGGTGGGGCCCGTGATTGAGAAGGGCTTCTACTACGACATAGAAGCCCCCGAGCCCCTCTCCGACGAGGACCTGCCCGCCATAGAGGCGAAGATGCGGGAGATCCTCAAGCGGGACCTCCCCCTAAGGCGCTTCGTCCTCTCCCGGGAGGAGGCCTTAGCCCGCTACCGGGGAAAGGACCCCTACAAGACGGAGCTCGTCCTGGAGATCCCCGAGGGGGAGGAGATCAGCTTCTACCAGCAGGGGGACGAGGCCTACGGCTTCACCGACCTCTGCCGCGGCCCCCACGTCCCCTCCACGGGCCGCATCCCCCCCCACTTCAAGCTCACCCACGTGGCGGGGGCCTACTGGCGGGGGGACGAAAACAGGCCCATGCTGCAGCGGGTCTACGGGGTGGCCTTCCGCACCGCCGAGGAACTTAAAGAATACCTCTGGCAGCTGGAGGAGGCCAAGAAACGGGACCACCGGCGGCTTGGGCGGGAGCTGGAGCTCTTCCTCATAGACCCCCTGGTGGGGAAGGGGCTCGTGCTCTGGCTTCCCAAGGGGAACGTGGTCCGGGAGGAGCTCATGGCCTTCATGCGGGAGGAGCAGGTGAGGCGGGGCTACCAGCTCGTGACCACGCCCCACATCGGGAGCCTGGAGCTCTACAAGACCAGCGGCCACTACCCCTACTACGCGGAAAGCCAGTTCCCCCCCATCAGCTTCAAGGAGCGGGGCGAGGAGGAGGAGTACCTCCTCAAGCCCATGAACTGCCCCCACCACATCAGGATCTACGCCTATAGGAAGCGCTCCTACCGGGAGCTTCCCCTAAGGCTTGCCGAGTTCGGCACCGTCTACCGCTACGAGAAGGCGGGGGAGCTTCTTGGCCTCACAAGGGTTAGGGGCTTCACCCAGGACGACGCCCACATCTTCTGCACCCCCGAGGAGGTGAAGGGGGAGTTCCTCGGGGTCTTGGACCTGGTGCTTAAGGTCTTCGCCACCTTGGGGCTTAAGGACTACCGGGCCCGGATCGGGGTGCGGGACCCGAAAAGCGACAAGTACGTGGGGGACGAGGCCAAGTGGGCCCTGGCGGAAAGGCAGATTGAGGAGGCGGCGGCCGAGGCCGGGCTCCGGTACACGGTGGAGGAGGGGGACGCCGCCTTCTACGGCCCCAAGCTGGACTTCGTGGTGAAGGACGCCCTGGGGCGGGAGTGGCAGCTCGGCACCATCCAGGTGGACTACAACCTGCCCGAGCGCTTCGGGCTGACCTACGTGGGCAAAGACGGGGAGGAGCACCGCCCCGTGATGCTCCACCGGGCCCCCTTCGGCTCCCTGGAGCGCTTCATCGGCATCCTCATTGAGCACTTCGCCGGGGACTTCCCCCTGTGGCTCGCCCCGGTGCAGGCGGTGGTGGTCCCCGTGTCCGAGAAGCAGGAGGACTACGCCCGGGAGGTGGCGGGTAGGCTCAAGGAGGCGGGCCTACGGGCCGAGGCCGACACCCGGCCCGAGAGGATGCAGGCCCGGATCCGGGACGCCGAGGTGCAGAAGGTGCCCTACATCCTCGTGGTGGGGGAGCGGGAGAAGGCCGAAGGAGCGGTGAGCGTGCGCCGCCGGAAGAAGGGCAACCTGGGGACGATGCCCCTCGCCGCCTTCCTGGAGGGGGCCCTCAGGGAGTACCGGGAAAGGCGGCTTGAGCCGGTCTTTTAG
- a CDS encoding ABC transporter permease, which produces MFRLVRFEVYKLFRLRSVRLGLLFALLLPFLWALAPGLKEAYGLVLASGWQVVSLSLLAGMEFLFPFLVVVAASETLGSEVAQGTLKSLLLRPLSRTHLLLAKLFAVLLYPFVLLGASFLGGVLAGMPYGLGAFYGGTGLGEGGFAGAGLLSPQGALAELLRAHLLAGAVLLPLASLALLYGTVFLSTTASALAAVATLLLMRLLVAFPALTPFLLTTYLDLYLRPEAVGLGLPLLLLYTLGFALLAALVFEQKDL; this is translated from the coding sequence ATGTTTAGGCTCGTGCGCTTTGAGGTCTACAAGCTCTTCCGGCTCCGCTCGGTGCGGCTCGGCCTCCTTTTCGCCCTCCTCCTCCCCTTCCTCTGGGCCCTGGCCCCGGGGCTCAAGGAGGCCTACGGCCTGGTCCTGGCCTCGGGGTGGCAGGTGGTGTCCTTAAGCCTCCTCGCCGGGATGGAGTTCCTCTTCCCCTTCCTCGTGGTGGTGGCGGCGAGCGAGACCCTGGGAAGCGAGGTGGCCCAGGGCACGCTGAAAAGCCTCCTCCTAAGGCCCCTCTCCCGGACCCACCTCCTCCTCGCCAAGCTCTTCGCCGTCCTCCTCTACCCCTTCGTCCTCCTGGGGGCGAGCTTCCTCGGGGGGGTGCTCGCGGGGATGCCCTATGGGCTTGGGGCCTTCTACGGCGGCACGGGCCTCGGGGAAGGGGGGTTCGCCGGGGCGGGGCTTCTGAGCCCCCAGGGGGCCCTCGCCGAGCTCCTGAGGGCCCACCTCCTCGCCGGGGCCGTGCTCCTTCCCCTCGCCTCCTTGGCCCTCCTCTACGGGACCGTCTTCCTCTCCACCACGGCGAGCGCCCTGGCCGCCGTGGCCACCCTCCTCCTCATGCGCCTCCTCGTGGCCTTCCCCGCCCTCACGCCCTTCCTCCTCACCACCTATTTGGACCTCTACCTGCGGCCCGAGGCCGTAGGGCTTGGGCTACCCCTCCTCCTCCTCTACACCCTGGGCTTCGCCCTCCTCGCCGCCTTGGTCTTTGAGCAGAAGGACCTCTAG
- the folE gene encoding GTP cyclohydrolase I FolE has protein sequence MERKMVELEDTGLTFATEVDLERLQALAAEWLQVIGEDPGREGLLKTPERVAKAWAFLTRGYRQRLEEVVGGAVFPAEGSEMVVVKGVEFYSMCEHHLLPFFGKVHIGYIPDGKILGLSKFARIVDMFARRLQVQERLAVQIAEAIQEVLEPQGVGVVVEGVHLCMMMRGVEKQHSRTVTSAMLGVFRENQKTREEFLSHLRDGTA, from the coding sequence ATGGAGCGCAAGATGGTGGAGCTTGAGGACACGGGCTTGACCTTCGCGACCGAGGTGGACCTGGAGCGCCTCCAGGCCCTCGCCGCCGAGTGGCTCCAGGTCATCGGGGAAGACCCCGGCCGCGAGGGGCTTTTGAAGACGCCGGAGCGGGTGGCCAAGGCCTGGGCCTTCCTCACCCGGGGCTACCGGCAGCGCCTGGAGGAGGTGGTGGGCGGCGCCGTTTTCCCGGCGGAGGGGAGCGAGATGGTGGTGGTGAAGGGCGTGGAGTTCTACTCCATGTGCGAGCACCACCTCCTTCCCTTCTTCGGCAAGGTCCACATCGGCTACATCCCCGACGGGAAGATCCTGGGCCTCTCCAAGTTCGCCCGCATCGTGGACATGTTCGCCCGCAGGCTCCAGGTGCAGGAGCGCCTCGCGGTCCAGATCGCCGAGGCCATCCAGGAGGTTCTGGAGCCCCAGGGGGTGGGGGTGGTGGTGGAAGGGGTCCACCTCTGCATGATGATGCGGGGGGTGGAGAAGCAGCACTCCCGCACCGTGACGAGCGCCATGCTGGGGGTCTTCCGGGAGAACCAGAAGACCCGGGAGGAGTTTTTGAGCCACCTCAGGGACGGGACGGCCTAA
- a CDS encoding carbohydrate ABC transporter permease, translating into MGRFLRHALALAVLLAVLLPFLWMAYAAFMPKEAVYSGELFSRVGFSLENVRALAREGFWGRLLFSLGVSSGAVALELFTALFAAYALRAGLGLLPFYLVLMAIPAELLLVPLYGVLKDLSLLETFWALLLPFAASPFVIYLVYQGMRAVPEELLEAAKLDGAGHRVLLFRILLPLVRPTLVAAGVLAFAAHWNLVLYPRVVVSDPGLWTLQTWLTDLQRKYPTDWGLLSAAALLSVLPIALLYLLFERRVVATFEEGLKG; encoded by the coding sequence GTGGGCCGCTTCCTCCGGCACGCCTTGGCGCTTGCGGTGCTCCTTGCCGTCCTCCTCCCCTTCCTCTGGATGGCCTACGCCGCCTTCATGCCCAAGGAGGCGGTGTACTCGGGGGAGCTCTTCTCCCGGGTGGGCTTCAGCCTGGAGAACGTGCGGGCCCTGGCCCGGGAGGGCTTCTGGGGACGCCTCCTCTTCTCCTTGGGGGTGTCCTCTGGGGCGGTGGCCTTGGAGCTTTTCACCGCCCTCTTCGCCGCCTACGCCCTGAGGGCGGGCCTGGGGCTTCTCCCCTTCTACCTGGTCCTGATGGCGATCCCGGCGGAGCTCCTCCTCGTGCCCCTTTACGGGGTCCTGAAAGACCTCTCCCTGCTGGAGACCTTCTGGGCCCTGCTCCTGCCCTTCGCCGCGAGCCCCTTCGTCATCTACCTCGTCTACCAGGGCATGCGGGCCGTGCCTGAGGAGCTTCTGGAGGCGGCCAAGCTGGACGGGGCCGGGCACCGGGTCCTCCTCTTCCGCATCCTCCTCCCCCTGGTGCGCCCCACCCTGGTGGCGGCCGGGGTTTTGGCCTTCGCCGCCCACTGGAACCTGGTCCTCTACCCCCGGGTGGTGGTCTCCGACCCGGGGCTTTGGACGCTCCAGACCTGGCTCACGGACCTGCAGCGCAAGTACCCCACGGACTGGGGCCTCCTCTCGGCGGCGGCCCTCCTCAGCGTCCTCCCCATCGCCCTCCTCTACCTCCTCTTTGAGCGGCGGGTGGTGGCCACCTTTGAGGAAGGGCTAAAGGGGTAG
- a CDS encoding ABC transporter substrate-binding protein gives MRGLPALLPVLSLALAQTVIPFWHTAGPPGDRVLEEAIRSFNAGQNAYRLEARYVGDYREAGVKLLAALRSGRPPALFHAELSFLPRLAKEGLALPLDAYLQDLPQDLYPAPLKAGQVGGRTYGLPLGVSVPALYYNKDAFRAKGLKPPMTWAEVERAAEALTSRTAKGMVIATDVWSFNAIVMSLGGSLVKDGLPAFTSKEAVEALEMLYRMVQKGHAQARNLAEAQFAVADFLRTKAFMGIGPTTALPVVLAQTALPFQVGYAPLPRVPGGAVPLSGAVLVVLKGAGPEEARGAVAFWRHFLEPKRQADWVRTTWYLPLRRAAEAELKDFLQEPERRAVFAQVEAARPWSQDPELVVWYGYLEEALEKSLKQGVKPRVALEEAQKKALAAER, from the coding sequence ATGAGGGGACTTCCCGCCCTTCTGCCCGTTCTTTCCCTGGCCTTGGCCCAGACGGTCATCCCCTTCTGGCACACCGCAGGCCCCCCCGGCGACCGGGTCCTGGAGGAGGCGATCCGCTCCTTCAACGCGGGCCAGAACGCCTACCGGCTCGAGGCCCGGTACGTGGGGGACTACCGCGAGGCCGGGGTGAAGCTCCTCGCCGCCCTGCGCTCCGGCAGGCCGCCTGCCCTCTTCCACGCCGAGCTCTCCTTCCTGCCCCGCCTCGCCAAGGAGGGGCTCGCCCTTCCCCTGGACGCCTACCTCCAGGACCTGCCCCAGGACCTCTACCCCGCCCCCCTGAAGGCAGGCCAGGTGGGGGGAAGGACCTACGGCCTTCCCCTCGGGGTCTCGGTCCCCGCCCTCTACTACAACAAGGACGCCTTCCGCGCCAAGGGGCTTAAGCCCCCCATGACCTGGGCCGAGGTGGAGCGGGCGGCGGAGGCGCTCACCAGCCGCACCGCCAAGGGGATGGTGATCGCCACCGACGTGTGGAGCTTCAACGCCATCGTCATGAGCCTGGGGGGAAGCCTGGTGAAGGACGGGCTTCCCGCCTTCACCTCCAAGGAGGCGGTGGAGGCCCTGGAGATGCTTTACCGCATGGTGCAAAAGGGGCACGCCCAGGCCAGGAACCTGGCGGAGGCCCAGTTCGCCGTGGCCGACTTCCTCAGGACCAAGGCCTTCATGGGGATCGGCCCCACCACGGCCCTCCCTGTGGTCCTGGCCCAGACCGCCCTCCCCTTCCAGGTGGGGTACGCCCCCTTGCCCCGGGTCCCGGGCGGGGCCGTCCCCCTCTCGGGGGCGGTCCTCGTGGTCCTCAAGGGGGCGGGCCCCGAGGAGGCCCGGGGGGCGGTGGCCTTCTGGCGCCACTTCCTGGAACCCAAGCGCCAGGCGGACTGGGTGCGCACCACCTGGTACCTGCCCTTGAGGCGGGCGGCGGAGGCCGAGCTTAAGGACTTCCTCCAGGAACCCGAGCGGCGCGCGGTCTTCGCCCAGGTGGAGGCGGCCCGTCCCTGGAGCCAGGACCCCGAGCTTGTGGTCTGGTACGGCTACCTGGAGGAGGCCCTGGAGAAAAGCCTCAAGCAGGGGGTGAAGCCCAGGGTGGCCCTGGAGGAGGCCCAGAAGAAGGCCCTGGCGGCGGAGCGTTGA
- a CDS encoding ABC transporter ATP-binding protein, with translation MEALRLEGVSKRYGRRPVLEGVSLSVRPGEVYALAGPNGSGKTTLIRLATGLAFPTKGRAFLLGEDVHKSPAARRHLGAVVEAPAAFYPYLTGRENLRMHARLSGVEDEARIGEVLARLKLLAVADQKVEGYSLGQRQRLGLAAAILHRPKVLVLDEPTSGLDPEGVELVHRLLQELAREGVAILLSTHHLQEVARYAHRVGILGGGRLLDEVVLSGKEAYRLEAEPLEGALALLKTLPQVASARLQGRSVVFEGEPEAALRALLAEGYRVRALAPHRFDLLDYYQERVRHV, from the coding sequence ATGGAAGCCCTGAGGCTAGAGGGCGTGAGCAAGCGCTACGGGCGGAGGCCCGTCTTGGAGGGCGTGAGCCTCTCCGTCCGCCCGGGGGAGGTCTACGCCCTGGCGGGGCCCAACGGGAGCGGCAAGACCACCCTCATCCGCCTGGCCACCGGCCTCGCCTTCCCCACGAAAGGCCGGGCCTTCCTCCTCGGGGAGGACGTCCACAAAAGCCCCGCCGCCCGCCGCCACCTGGGGGCGGTGGTGGAGGCCCCGGCCGCCTTTTACCCCTACCTCACGGGCCGGGAGAACCTCAGGATGCACGCCCGGCTCTCCGGGGTGGAAGACGAGGCCCGCATCGGCGAGGTCCTCGCCCGGCTCAAGCTCCTGGCGGTGGCCGACCAGAAGGTGGAGGGGTACTCCCTGGGGCAGAGGCAGCGCCTGGGCCTGGCCGCGGCCATCCTCCACCGCCCCAAGGTCCTCGTCCTGGACGAGCCCACCTCCGGCCTGGACCCCGAGGGGGTGGAGCTCGTCCACCGCCTTCTCCAGGAGCTGGCCCGGGAAGGGGTGGCCATCCTCCTCTCCACCCACCACCTCCAGGAGGTGGCCCGCTACGCCCACAGGGTGGGGATCCTGGGCGGGGGAAGGCTTCTGGACGAGGTGGTCCTCTCCGGGAAGGAGGCCTACCGGCTGGAGGCGGAGCCCCTGGAGGGGGCCCTCGCCCTCCTCAAGACCCTGCCCCAGGTGGCCTCGGCCCGGCTCCAGGGGCGGAGCGTGGTCTTTGAGGGGGAGCCGGAGGCCGCCCTCCGCGCCCTCCTGGCGGAGGGCTACCGGGTGAGGGCCCTCGCCCCCCACCGCTTTGACCTCTTGGACTACTACCAGGAGAGGGTGCGGCATGTTTAG
- a CDS encoding DUF1028 domain-containing protein — MRVATFSLVAQDPKTGDLGVAVASKFLAVGAVVPFAEAGVGAIATQSYANPRYGPQGLALLRQGASPEGVLEAFRRTDPGLEKRQFGLVAATGESLTFTGAECHPWAGGVAGKGFAAQGNLLSGSEVVEAMVETFLTAQAPFPERLLLALKAGEEAGGDRRGKQSAALLVVGEGKGYGGLWDRYVDLRVDDHPEPIDELFRLLSLHRLLFERPKGRRPLTEEEVRFFQGVLGRLGLYAGEAHGVFDEATERAFLALIGMENLEERYRGGPEVDEATLSYLKGRYGWS; from the coding sequence ATGCGGGTGGCGACCTTCTCCCTGGTGGCCCAAGACCCCAAGACCGGGGACCTGGGCGTGGCCGTGGCCAGCAAGTTTTTGGCGGTGGGGGCGGTGGTCCCCTTCGCCGAGGCGGGGGTGGGGGCCATCGCCACCCAGTCCTACGCCAACCCCCGCTACGGGCCCCAGGGCCTCGCCCTCCTCCGCCAGGGGGCGAGCCCGGAAGGGGTCCTCGAGGCCTTCCGCCGCACCGACCCCGGGCTGGAGAAGCGCCAGTTCGGCCTGGTGGCGGCCACGGGGGAGAGCCTCACCTTCACCGGGGCGGAGTGCCACCCCTGGGCCGGGGGGGTGGCGGGTAAGGGCTTCGCCGCCCAGGGAAACCTCCTTTCGGGAAGCGAGGTGGTGGAGGCCATGGTGGAGACCTTCCTCACCGCCCAGGCCCCCTTCCCCGAGAGGCTCCTCCTCGCCCTGAAGGCGGGGGAGGAGGCGGGAGGGGACAGGCGGGGGAAGCAGTCCGCCGCCCTCCTGGTGGTGGGGGAGGGAAAGGGGTACGGGGGGCTTTGGGACCGGTACGTGGACCTCCGCGTGGACGACCACCCCGAGCCCATAGACGAGCTCTTCCGGCTCCTCTCCCTCCACCGCCTCCTCTTTGAACGGCCCAAGGGGCGCCGCCCCCTCACCGAGGAGGAGGTGCGCTTTTTCCAGGGGGTGCTCGGGCGCCTCGGGCTTTACGCCGGGGAGGCCCACGGGGTCTTTGACGAGGCCACGGAGCGCGCCTTTTTGGCCCTGATCGGCATGGAGAACCTGGAGGAGCGCTACCGGGGCGGGCCCGAGGTGGACGAGGCCACCTTAAGCTACCTCAAGGGGAGGTACGGATGGAGCTAG